ccgcggccccctgctccactactccctgcaacggccgtatccggcgctgccccacgatctcctgtaacagccgtacaaagcggagctccactatgccctgccatggctgtacccagcgctgccccacgacgccctgtaacggccatgtcagtggcagccccatcgtgccacacgatgacgaatccccggaaaaacccccagcctgatatatatgaggctgggggggaagggggagggtaagatatatcttccagagtatcatctcacctgctaccttctccttctccttctccttcgatctcctctgacttgatcgtcgaagggcccccactaccccgatggtggtgcgaggcttgcttgcaggtttcacggcggaaggcggagcgcaaccaaagcaactcaaagggaaccccgttcacaccgctgtgccaatcgttctcggtttggacccccagcaacacccTCCTATAAACTATCACACAAGAAACACAAAGATAAAGATAGGGTTGACTATTCAGCCCCTCGAAACTCAAATTTATCCTCTACCTATTCTATATTGTCTTTTGTTTGATCATCAAAATACAACCACTCCTCCATCTAGAAAATGTGTAAGTAAGTGCTCTCTTAAATGTGTCCTAATTTCTACAAATGCACTAGTCCAATGTGAAGACCAAAATCTCAAAACTTTGATTGGAGATCAAAGATAAAATTCTGACTTCTTTATTAGACATGCTATGTGTAACTTGAAAATTATTCCTGAGTACCTACACCTCGACCTGACTCACTTGCCACCTCTAACTAGTTGGCACACAGTAAGAAGAATTACCTACTCCACTACATCAACATTTAAAGTCTGACTCACTGCATTTGGTGTCAAACAAGACTGCCACTATTACCAATAATCATAATTCTAGTTCGACCAGTGTCTTTGCATAATGTTTGACTCCCTCTATAACATAAGTACAAGCATCTCTCCAATATCTCCAGTCATCAAAGTATCATTTCGATTTTAAGGTAATTACCAATTAAAGCACGAGAATAAATGTTGGAAAGGCGTGTCCGCAATGTTATGGCCTGATATACTCTGTTGACCGTTGCCTAACACCTCAAATTTTTAGAGTCCATTGGTTAGTTGACATGGTATGTGCTTGCTTTTGGAGTTTGTTGTTGCCCTCCTCTGGTTAACACACTAAGGGTCAACTTCACCTTGTCCTGCCTGATAGTTGGGACTTTAGATTCATCATATTAGGCATCATCTACCTGATCAAGATCAGCCGTCTAAAAACAGCACCCAATAAGTGTTGGCAGCGTTGCTAAGGCCTGATATAAATTATTGACCCCTTCCCTAACACCTTAAGCTTTTGGGGTCAACTGGTTAGTTAACACACAAATGACGAACATATTCCACCGACACATtagtaaaaacaaaaattccTACAACATATGCATAATGATGAACGAAgtgtttccttttccttcttcatttAGGGAGACACACATACCGTGCCTTGGAAGGTTGGCCACTCTATATACTTTAACTGAATAGGCTGCTCAACAAAAAAGACAGCCAACGATCTCAGACTCCTGCAAAAAAAACagttaaaataaatatgttcatcaaaattaataaattaGATCAAGTATAAAAATAGCAAACATTTATTTACATAAGAACCAGGAAATTTATCAGTTACCAAGAAACATCCTTGATCATACTCAACCAAAACGGCTCCGAAGAATCAAATACATCTTTAGACATCAATTCTCGATGGCCATTCCCTCCAGTTGCAGCACATTTTATTTGCCTACAACTGGCAGATGACTGCCGAATTGGTATCCCTGAGATCTgcaaagaaaacaaataaattACAGAATGGATTAAGTAAGCTTGCAAGATGTACAAATTCCCCAAAATATCAGCATAATGTCCGGTGGACCTTAACAAACTGGAAATTGGTCCTACTGGATTGCCGAATCGAAATGGATGGTCTATGCCTGTTAAACGGAAGTAAACCTAAAAGACAATAAATTCAGTTCAAGAAATATAGAAATATATaatccaaagaaaagaaagggtgAAAACAAGGGAGAAAACCTGAATAATGAGCCACCGAACGAGCAGTTTTCATCTTCTTTAGCAATAAAACATCAAGCGTCAGTATTGGCGTTTAAGAATCTGTAGTTAACAAagcaagaaataaaatataGCGTAGTCCGCCATTTGTTCAAAGAATTAGAGGAAAGACGAGATCAAGAAGattagagaaagagaaagaaaaatcaatGAAGCCAAAGGATGCAAAGTTAGCTGATCACTGACCTCAGACAAGATCGGAAACCTTGCTTGATTGAGAGATTGGGGGTGGTTGAGAAGGGAGGTAGGGAGAGACGGGGAGTGGGAAAGGGGAACGCCCAAGAGGTGAACTCTGGAACTTTGGTCACTTTTGATCCAAGTTGCGGGCCCTGTTGGGCCTGATCAAGAGATTTCATTGTTGGCCCTGATCAAGAGATTTCATATTTGGGGCCGAAATCAAGGTTGAACCCTGCCCGGCCGACCCCATCGATGGTTCCTTTGGATCAAGCCTTTTTATTTTGCGTGTGTCGTTATGCCAAGATTAACGAGCTTGATCGTGGTATCTCGTCTGTCCCAATTGTATATCTCGTCTATAGTGAAGAGGTATACTTTACGTGAATATTTTAAGGGTATTATGCAAAAGAACATAAAGTTATTTAATATTTAGGATAGTTAAGGGTCGGTTACTGTTGTAAAAATATGATACTGCCAGAGGTATATAGCAAATAGTGGTTTTGAaggataaaatatataattagggGTGGGGATTTACTCCACCCCATCGGTTATCCGATCTAACTCGATGCAGATTTTACTATGGATTGGGGTGGGTATGGGTAATGGTAAAACTTGCCACGAACCCAATTcgaatatagaaaatatatcaCGAACCTTCCCCaaggcaaaaaaaagaaaaaaatgatttgcatGAAAAAATTTGTAGTTTTACCTAAGCCGATCTATCCAACTTGTTCTATTTAACTCTAGCTGTCATATCCCATCTAAAGACTTTCACCTCCTCATCCCGCTCCAAGATAAATACGGGCGAGTATGGGTGATAGTTTAGGCGGTCCATATCAATCTATTGCAATCCTTATATATAATAAGATTGTGTGCAAGGgagtatatgtaaaaaaaatccaataaaaTAATAGATAAGGAAAATGAATGCTATGCAGTTCCATTTgcaattttgtgcatgcataagAAGTAGTAGAAAGAAGCGTGTAAGAGGTGCAGAACAGCATGTTACCCAAAGTAGATCGGCCATGTTGGCCTAACTTCTAAAACAAACaccaaacataaaaaaaaatatttgtagaGAATTGTaaggaaaaaataatattggaaaaaaaaaattgggagagaaaacaaatttattaaatacaaaataaaagcgTAACAATGAATTTGGCTCCCTCTCTCAAAGAAACCTACGTAAAGATGTTCCACACGCAAAAAGAATTATCTTCTTATGTCATATATATCACATCAAAACTCTCTCCAAACACTTCACATAATTCTCTTTCCATATTTATAATACTATACTCTCTGGGTTCAAATGGGTTGGGTCAGACCGGGTGATAAGTGACCCCGACCCTACTCGGTTTCTTGTTCAAATCTTAATATTGGACCCAAATCCAACCCAATATATAGAAGATTGGATCGAGTCTACGGCTATAATTTCTAACCCAACCAGTCATTCGGGTCGAGTCGGGTCAGGTCCATGTATAACTCGGttccaacccaaaaaattttgCTCTGGGTCGAATCTAGGTCGAGTCTGAGTCGGATCCAAGTCAGGATTGGATTGGATTCCTGTACTTGTCATTTCCTGTACTTAGAGTCTTTGCAATGAGTGAAAACTACAAAAGGCAAATTAATCATGACCGTACAAATGAAAGTGCCTACGTATCAAGGATGCCATAACAAACTAACCTAATAATAATAAGCTCAACCTTattagatattaaaaaaaaaatctgtttatGCATGGAATATTTGTTTTTTGAGTACAAAATAATTGCATCTATTCTAATGCTTTTTATTTAACAGTACTATCTCCCGAATTTGTCAGAATGCATCTACTACTATATTTTCTAAGCATACTACTAGAAAGGCATGCATGGGCCAAGATGAGGAATATAGTATTGATAATGACACATGACAAAGTTCAATAGCTACAAAGAACTCATCATGAATCCATTTTCTTCCATATGGCAAAATTATACTCTTTTTTGCCTTCATTAGTCTGAACTTCCTTCATAATAGAATAGTATTCTCATTTAATGTAATTAACCTAAATCTTAATATAAAATTCATGCCATTCGACAGTACCCAAAAGACAGTCTCTTATATTCTCTCTCGTCCTCAAAATAAGAAGAACAAAGGAATAGAGAGTTGGAGACCCTATGGGTCCTAACGATATACCAGGTTCGGGTCAAGTCATAGGGTAAGCAATCTAAAATGGGACTGCAGAGCGCAAACATCGCCATACTGTAGAAGTAGGCCTTGCTCTTCTTGTCCAATCAAATCTTCCTTCTAAATTTTGGGATACAACCTTTGAAACGACTAATTTTCTCATTAATCATTTACCCACACATGCACTTCATTTTACTTTACCTTAGAAAAAATTGTTTAATAAAAAGTCATATTataattttcttcctttttttggcTCCTTATGTTTTCCCTATCTTTGTTCCtatgataaaaataaattaaaatatcgtTTCTTCCATGTGTCTGTTTTGATATCCTACAAGTTTTCATGGGTATCGGTGCTATCATCCTTATTCTAGGCGcattttcaaattttatgaTGTGATCTTTGATGAGACAGTATTTTCTTATGCACAGAACTCTTCTAGTGACacttccaagtcaaccagtaGCTCTCCTAATGACTCTTATTTACCATGGCTTACACCTGAGCCCAATGATCCAGTAACATCAACCCACATTAATCCACCCATATCTTTAGTCTCAAGTCTTCAAACTCGGCCTAGTTCTTTACAAAAAATAACATTGATCCAACTACGACATGCTGTTCTATAGCCATTGTTGAACTTGTTGCTCCTGAACTAGGGACTTTTTCTTCTCACATTGGCAGTCATCATATGGTTACACGCTCCAAGGATGGCACGCTCAAGCCACATCGCTTTAGCACAAAATATCCCTCGGCACTTGTGGCTTCTACAATCCCTATCGAGCCCACCTGCGTCACTCAAGCTCAACGTGATCCTCAATGGCGTGAAGCAATGGCAGATGAGTACAATGCCTTGCTCTCTAATGGTACCTATCTTTTAGTTCCACCTCTCTTTCACAACATGTTATTAATTGCAAATGAGTGTTCAAAATCAAAAGACGATCTAATAGCTTTATAGAGCACTACAAAGCCCTCCTAGTTGCTAAAGGCTTCAATCAACAAGAGAATATTAATTATAATGAAACATTCAACCCAGTTATTAAGCTTGTCACAATTTGCACTGTTCTTTCTCTTGCAGTTTTCGAAAGCTTGCCCATTTGGCAATTGGATGTCAAAAATGCATTCCACCATGGACATGTCACCGAGGATATTTATATGAAACAACCTCTTGGTTTCACGGACCCAGATCATCCTACTTATGTTTGCAAGCTACAATGttctctttatggtcttaaacaagcatcATATGCTTGGTTTCAGCGATTAAGCTCTTACTTACATACTCTTAGCTTTCACGCGTCTACGACTGATGTCTCACTTTTTATTAAGTGCACCAAAGAATATATGACACTTTTTctaatttatgttgatgatattatttttactAGCACTCTTACTGCTCCATTGGATGA
This genomic interval from Phoenix dactylifera cultivar Barhee BC4 unplaced genomic scaffold, palm_55x_up_171113_PBpolish2nd_filt_p 000092F, whole genome shotgun sequence contains the following:
- the LOC103721716 gene encoding uncharacterized protein LOC103721716, yielding MKTARSVAHYSGLLPFNRHRPSISIRQSSRTNFQFVKISGIPIRQSSASCRQIKCAATGGNGHRELMSKDVFDSSEPFWLSMIKDVSWSLRSLAVFFVEQPIQLKYIEWPTFQGTVKTASLTLILVAFLIVSLSSIDSALCYISALLLRKTA